In a single window of the Mesoplodon densirostris isolate mMesDen1 chromosome 18, mMesDen1 primary haplotype, whole genome shotgun sequence genome:
- the SPEM1 gene encoding spermatid maturation protein 1, which yields MATAEWPRPREASCHSPSTNNCQDLGNSILLLLGLVICINIGINVVTLLWHRLRGFLHQVFPVICEKEASKLCSPGKQTQPPKKSAPAVCRRCTMDPVKMTVSPAPTRRRRRRDSSRRAHRPVAWAPDTDSNDKKPPRQHTTTCSHNWDCPKHWEGFQSTQGFWTPWAQDAVEPPTQTIHFQQTVEGRLLKRETQSELGPEAYVNPVNPLPHSPQALSHKNSAGVPQAEQEQCLRAQPPILGPAHVPDIRRCHSSGREVYDARDVRRQMRELTREVEALSHHYPPVSGSSTAEGTGNAWVYRSLTEK from the exons ATGGCCACGGCTGAGTGGCCCCGGCCCAGGGAGGCCTCGTGTCACAGCCCCAGCACCAACAACTGCCAGGACCTGGGCAACTCCATCCTGTTGCTGCTAGGCCTCGTCATCTGCATTAACATTGGCATCAATGTGGTGACACTG CTCTGGCACAGACTCCGTGGCTTCTTACACCAAGTGTTTCCTGTTATTTGTGAGAAAG AAGCTTCTAAGTTATGCTCACCTGGGAAGCAGACCCAGCCCCCGAAGAAGAGCGCCCCTGCAGTCTGCCGTCGGTGCACCATGGACCCTGTGAAAATGACTGTGTCCCCCGCACCCACTCGCCGCCGTCGCCGTCGAGACTCTTCACGCCGCGCCCACCGCCCCGTAGCTTGGGCCCCTGACACTGACAGCAATGACAAGAAGCCCCCACGTCAGCACACAACAACCTGTTCCCACAACTGGGATTGCCCCAAGCACTGGGAAGGCTTTCAGTCCACCCAGGGGTTCTGGACTCCCTGGGCCCAGGATGCTGTGGAGCCACCTACCCAGACCATCCACTTCCAGCAAACTGTAGAGGGAAGGCTGCTCAAAAGAGAGACGCAGTCAGAGCTGGGCCCAGAGGCCTACGTGAACCCTGTTAACCCCCTgccccacagccctcaggccctGAGCCACAAGAACAGTGCGGGGGTGCCCCAGGCAGAACAGGAGCAGTGCTTGCGAGCCCAGCCACCCATCCTGGGCCCGGCCCACGTCCCAGACATCCGCCGGTGCCACTCCTCAGGGCGCGAAGTCTATGATGCCAGAGACGTGAGGCGGCAGATGCGGGAGCTGACCAGGGAGGTGGAGGCCCTGTCCCACCATTACCCACCGGTCTCTGGATCCAGCACGGCTGAGGGGACGGGAAATGCCTGGGTATACCGTTCCCTGACAGAGAAGTGA
- the NLGN2 gene encoding neuroligin-2 isoform X2: protein MWLLALCLVGLAGAQRGGGGPGGGAPGGPGLGLGSLGEERFPVVNTAYGRVRGVRRELNNEILGPVVQFLGVPYATPPLGARRFQPPEAPASWPGVRNATTLPPACPQNLHGALPAIMLPVWFTDNLEAAATYVQNQSEDCLYLNLYVPTEDGPLTKKRDEATLNPPDTDIRDSGKKPVMLFLHGGSYMEGTGNMFDGSVLAAYGNVIVATLNYRLGVLGFLSTGDQAAKGNYGLLDQIQALRWLSENIAHFGGDPERITIFGSGAGASCVNLLILSHHSEGLFQKAIAQSGTAISSWSVNYQPLKYTRLLAAKVGCDREDSAEAVECLRRKPSRELVDQDVQPARYHIAFGPVVDGDVVPDDPEILMQQGEFLNYDMLIGVNQGEGLKFVEDSAESEDGVSASAFDFTVSNFVDNLYGYPEGKDVLRETIKFMYTDWADRDNGEMRRKTLLALFTDHQWVAPAVATAKLHADYQSPVYFYTFYHHCQAEGRPEWADAAHGDELPYVFGVPMVGATDLFPCNFSKNDVMLSAVVMTYWTNFAKTGDPNQPVPQDTKFIHTKPNRFEEVVWSKFNSKEKQYLHIGLKPRVRDNYRANKVAFWLELVPHLHNLHTELFTTTTRLPPYATRWPPRPPPGAPGTRRPPPPATLPPEPEPEPGPRAYDRFPGDSRDYSTELSVTVAVGASLLFLNILAFAALYYKRDRRQELRCRRLSPPGGSGSGVPGGGGPLLPAAGRELPPEEELVSLQLKRGGGVGADPAEALRPACPPDYTLALRRAPDDVPLLAPGALTLLPSGLGPPPPPPPPSLHPFGPFPPPPPTATSHNNTLPHPHSTTRV from the exons ATGTGGCTCCTGGCGCTGTGTCTGGTGGGGCTGGCGGGGGCTCAGCGTGGGGGAGGGGGTCCCGGCGGCGGCGCCCCGGGCGGCCCGGGCCTGGGTCTCGGCAGCCTCGGGGAGGAGCGCTTCCCAGTGGTGAACACGGCCTACGGGCGAGTGCGCGGCGTGCGGCGCGAGCTCAACAACGAGATCCTGGGCCCGGTCGTGCAGTTCCTGGGCGTGCCCTACGCCACGCCACCCCTGGGCGCCCGCCGCTTCCAGCCGCCCGAGGCCCCCGCCTCGTGGCCCGGCGTGCGCAACGCCACCACCCTGCCGCCCGCCTGCCCGCAGAACCTGCACGGGGCGCTGCCCGCCATCATGCTACCCGTGTGGTTCACCGACAACCTGGAGGCGGCCGCCACCTACGTGCAGAACCAGAGCGAGGACTGCCTGTACCTCAACCTCTACGTGCCCACCGAGGACG GTCCGCTCACAAAAAAACGTGACGAGGCGACGCTCAATCCGCCAGACACAG ATATCCGGGACTCCGGGAAGAAGCCGGTGATGCTGTTTCTGCATGGCGGCTCCTACATGGAGGGCACCGGGAACATGTTCGATGGCTCTGTCCTGGCCGCCTACGGCAACGTCATTGTAGCCACACTCAACTACCGGCTTGGGGTGCTCG GTTTTCTCAGCACTggagaccaggctgcaaaaggcAACTATGGGCTCCTGGACCAGATCCAGGCCCTGCGCTGGCTCAGTGAGAACATTGCCCACTTTGGGGGCGACCCCGAGCGCATCACCATCTTCggatctggggcaggggcctcCTGTGTCAACCTTCTGATCCTCTCCCACCATTCGGAAG GGCTGTTCCAAAAGGCCATCGCCCAGAGTGGCACTGCCATTTCTAGCTGGTCTGTCAACTACCAGCCGCTCAAGTACACGCGGCTGCTGGCGGCCAAGGTGGGCTGTGATCGGGAGGACAGCGCCGAGGCCGTGGAGTGTCTGCGCCGGAAGCCTTCTCGGGAGCTGGTGGACCAGGACGTGCAGCCCGCCCG CTACCATATCGCCTTTGGGCCCGTGGTGGACGGTGACGTAGTCCCCGATGACCCTGAGATCCTCATGCAGCAGGGAGAATTCCTCAACTACGACATGCTCATCGGAGTCAACCAGGGAGAGGGCCTCAAGTTCGTGGAGGACTCGGCGGAGAGCGAGGACGGCGTGTCCGCCAGCGCCTTCGACTTCACCGTCTCCAACTTTGTGGACAACCTGTATGGCTACCCGGAGGGCAAGGATGTGCTGCGAGAGACCATCAAGTTTATGTACACGGACTGGGCCGACAGGGACAATGGCGAGATGCGGCGCAAGACCCTGCTGGCGCTCTTTACCGACCACCAGTGGGTGGCACCGGCTGTGGCCACCGCCAAGTTGCACGCTGACTACCAGTCCCCTGTCTACTTTTACACCTTCTACCACCACTGCCAGGCTGAGGGCCGGCCCGAGTGGGCAGATGCAGCGCACGGGGATGAGCTACCCTATGTCTTTGGTGTGCCCATGGTGGGCGCCACCGACCTCTTCCCCTGCAACTTCTCCAAGAATGATGTCATGCTCAGCGCCGTGGTCATGACCTACTGGACCAACTTCGCCAAGACTGG CGACCCCAACCAGCCGGTGCCACAGGACACCAAGTTCATCCACACCAAGCCCAACCGCTTCGAGGAGGTGGTGTGGAGCAAGTTCAACAGCAAGGAGAAGCAGTACCTGCACATTGGCTTGAAGCCGCGCGTGCGCGACAACTACCGCGCCAACAAGGTGGCCTTCTGGCTGGAGCTCGTGCCGCACCTGCACAACCTGCACACGGAGCTCTTCACCACCACCACGCGCCTCCCTCCCTACGCCACGCGCTGGCCGCCGCGCCCGCCCCCTGGTGCCCCCGGCACTCGCCGCCCGCCGCCTCCAGCCACCCTGCCgcccgagcccgagcccgagccggGCCCCCGGGCCTACGACCGCTTCCCCGGGGACTCCCGAGACTACTCCACGGAGCTCAGCGTCACCGTGGCCGTGGGcgcctccctcctcttcctcaacATCCTTGCCTTCGCCGCCCTCTACTACAAGCGGGACCGGCGGCAGGAGCTGCGGTGCAGGCGGCTCAGCCCCCCTGGCGGCTCGGGCTCCGGCGTGCCTGGCGGCGGGGGCCCCCTGCTCCCTGCGGCCGGCCGTGAGCTGCCACCCGAGGAGGAGCTGGTGTCGCTGCAGCTGAAGCGGGGCGGGGGCGTCGGGGCGGACCCTGCGGAGGCCCTGCGCCCCGCCTGCCCGCCCGACTACACCCTGGCCCTGCGCCGGGCGCCGGACGATGTGCCTCTCTTGGCCCCCGGGGCCCTGACCCTGCTGCCCAGCGGCCTGgggccaccccctcccccgccgcccccctccctccatccctttggGCCCTtccccccgcctccccccaccGCTACCAGCCACAACAACAcgctcccccatccccactccaccACTCGGGTATAG
- the NLGN2 gene encoding neuroligin-2 isoform X1, protein MEGRGQLVLNSESLTTCLFCFPIPVCPPRPISLPFLHLFSVFFCPSVCLSVPPPRRSGLPSPSPTSFPFPTPRPLHGEEQTPSLSHLTQVPPHPPPPSLSPAPSSLLGRGGPPSLSPPFSLSPRGGVPGREGGSPISMWLLALCLVGLAGAQRGGGGPGGGAPGGPGLGLGSLGEERFPVVNTAYGRVRGVRRELNNEILGPVVQFLGVPYATPPLGARRFQPPEAPASWPGVRNATTLPPACPQNLHGALPAIMLPVWFTDNLEAAATYVQNQSEDCLYLNLYVPTEDGPLTKKRDEATLNPPDTDIRDSGKKPVMLFLHGGSYMEGTGNMFDGSVLAAYGNVIVATLNYRLGVLGFLSTGDQAAKGNYGLLDQIQALRWLSENIAHFGGDPERITIFGSGAGASCVNLLILSHHSEGLFQKAIAQSGTAISSWSVNYQPLKYTRLLAAKVGCDREDSAEAVECLRRKPSRELVDQDVQPARYHIAFGPVVDGDVVPDDPEILMQQGEFLNYDMLIGVNQGEGLKFVEDSAESEDGVSASAFDFTVSNFVDNLYGYPEGKDVLRETIKFMYTDWADRDNGEMRRKTLLALFTDHQWVAPAVATAKLHADYQSPVYFYTFYHHCQAEGRPEWADAAHGDELPYVFGVPMVGATDLFPCNFSKNDVMLSAVVMTYWTNFAKTGDPNQPVPQDTKFIHTKPNRFEEVVWSKFNSKEKQYLHIGLKPRVRDNYRANKVAFWLELVPHLHNLHTELFTTTTRLPPYATRWPPRPPPGAPGTRRPPPPATLPPEPEPEPGPRAYDRFPGDSRDYSTELSVTVAVGASLLFLNILAFAALYYKRDRRQELRCRRLSPPGGSGSGVPGGGGPLLPAAGRELPPEEELVSLQLKRGGGVGADPAEALRPACPPDYTLALRRAPDDVPLLAPGALTLLPSGLGPPPPPPPPSLHPFGPFPPPPPTATSHNNTLPHPHSTTRV, encoded by the exons atggaaggcaggGGACAACTTGTTCTGAATTCTGAGTCACTAACCACCTGTCTCTTCTGTTTCCCCATTCCTGTCTGTCCGCCCCGTCCaatttcccttcccttcttgcacctcttctctgtatttttctgtcCGTCCGTCTGTCTGTCCGTCCCTCCTCCCCGCAGGTCGGGCCTGCCTTCACCTTCTCCcacttccttccccttccccacccctcgcCCCCTCCATGGAGAGGAACAGACCCCTTCTCTGTCCCATCTAACCCaggtccctccccacccccctcctccctccctttcccccgccccctcctccctcctggggCGAGGggggcctccctccctctccccccccttctctctctctccgaggGGGGGGGTcccggggagggagggggggtcCCCCATCAGCATGTGGCTCCTGGCGCTGTGTCTGGTGGGGCTGGCGGGGGCTCAGCGTGGGGGAGGGGGTCCCGGCGGCGGCGCCCCGGGCGGCCCGGGCCTGGGTCTCGGCAGCCTCGGGGAGGAGCGCTTCCCAGTGGTGAACACGGCCTACGGGCGAGTGCGCGGCGTGCGGCGCGAGCTCAACAACGAGATCCTGGGCCCGGTCGTGCAGTTCCTGGGCGTGCCCTACGCCACGCCACCCCTGGGCGCCCGCCGCTTCCAGCCGCCCGAGGCCCCCGCCTCGTGGCCCGGCGTGCGCAACGCCACCACCCTGCCGCCCGCCTGCCCGCAGAACCTGCACGGGGCGCTGCCCGCCATCATGCTACCCGTGTGGTTCACCGACAACCTGGAGGCGGCCGCCACCTACGTGCAGAACCAGAGCGAGGACTGCCTGTACCTCAACCTCTACGTGCCCACCGAGGACG GTCCGCTCACAAAAAAACGTGACGAGGCGACGCTCAATCCGCCAGACACAG ATATCCGGGACTCCGGGAAGAAGCCGGTGATGCTGTTTCTGCATGGCGGCTCCTACATGGAGGGCACCGGGAACATGTTCGATGGCTCTGTCCTGGCCGCCTACGGCAACGTCATTGTAGCCACACTCAACTACCGGCTTGGGGTGCTCG GTTTTCTCAGCACTggagaccaggctgcaaaaggcAACTATGGGCTCCTGGACCAGATCCAGGCCCTGCGCTGGCTCAGTGAGAACATTGCCCACTTTGGGGGCGACCCCGAGCGCATCACCATCTTCggatctggggcaggggcctcCTGTGTCAACCTTCTGATCCTCTCCCACCATTCGGAAG GGCTGTTCCAAAAGGCCATCGCCCAGAGTGGCACTGCCATTTCTAGCTGGTCTGTCAACTACCAGCCGCTCAAGTACACGCGGCTGCTGGCGGCCAAGGTGGGCTGTGATCGGGAGGACAGCGCCGAGGCCGTGGAGTGTCTGCGCCGGAAGCCTTCTCGGGAGCTGGTGGACCAGGACGTGCAGCCCGCCCG CTACCATATCGCCTTTGGGCCCGTGGTGGACGGTGACGTAGTCCCCGATGACCCTGAGATCCTCATGCAGCAGGGAGAATTCCTCAACTACGACATGCTCATCGGAGTCAACCAGGGAGAGGGCCTCAAGTTCGTGGAGGACTCGGCGGAGAGCGAGGACGGCGTGTCCGCCAGCGCCTTCGACTTCACCGTCTCCAACTTTGTGGACAACCTGTATGGCTACCCGGAGGGCAAGGATGTGCTGCGAGAGACCATCAAGTTTATGTACACGGACTGGGCCGACAGGGACAATGGCGAGATGCGGCGCAAGACCCTGCTGGCGCTCTTTACCGACCACCAGTGGGTGGCACCGGCTGTGGCCACCGCCAAGTTGCACGCTGACTACCAGTCCCCTGTCTACTTTTACACCTTCTACCACCACTGCCAGGCTGAGGGCCGGCCCGAGTGGGCAGATGCAGCGCACGGGGATGAGCTACCCTATGTCTTTGGTGTGCCCATGGTGGGCGCCACCGACCTCTTCCCCTGCAACTTCTCCAAGAATGATGTCATGCTCAGCGCCGTGGTCATGACCTACTGGACCAACTTCGCCAAGACTGG CGACCCCAACCAGCCGGTGCCACAGGACACCAAGTTCATCCACACCAAGCCCAACCGCTTCGAGGAGGTGGTGTGGAGCAAGTTCAACAGCAAGGAGAAGCAGTACCTGCACATTGGCTTGAAGCCGCGCGTGCGCGACAACTACCGCGCCAACAAGGTGGCCTTCTGGCTGGAGCTCGTGCCGCACCTGCACAACCTGCACACGGAGCTCTTCACCACCACCACGCGCCTCCCTCCCTACGCCACGCGCTGGCCGCCGCGCCCGCCCCCTGGTGCCCCCGGCACTCGCCGCCCGCCGCCTCCAGCCACCCTGCCgcccgagcccgagcccgagccggGCCCCCGGGCCTACGACCGCTTCCCCGGGGACTCCCGAGACTACTCCACGGAGCTCAGCGTCACCGTGGCCGTGGGcgcctccctcctcttcctcaacATCCTTGCCTTCGCCGCCCTCTACTACAAGCGGGACCGGCGGCAGGAGCTGCGGTGCAGGCGGCTCAGCCCCCCTGGCGGCTCGGGCTCCGGCGTGCCTGGCGGCGGGGGCCCCCTGCTCCCTGCGGCCGGCCGTGAGCTGCCACCCGAGGAGGAGCTGGTGTCGCTGCAGCTGAAGCGGGGCGGGGGCGTCGGGGCGGACCCTGCGGAGGCCCTGCGCCCCGCCTGCCCGCCCGACTACACCCTGGCCCTGCGCCGGGCGCCGGACGATGTGCCTCTCTTGGCCCCCGGGGCCCTGACCCTGCTGCCCAGCGGCCTGgggccaccccctcccccgccgcccccctccctccatccctttggGCCCTtccccccgcctccccccaccGCTACCAGCCACAACAACAcgctcccccatccccactccaccACTCGGGTATAG
- the NLGN2 gene encoding neuroligin-2 isoform X3 — MLPVWFTDNLEAAATYVQNQSEDCLYLNLYVPTEDGPLTKKRDEATLNPPDTDIRDSGKKPVMLFLHGGSYMEGTGNMFDGSVLAAYGNVIVATLNYRLGVLGFLSTGDQAAKGNYGLLDQIQALRWLSENIAHFGGDPERITIFGSGAGASCVNLLILSHHSEGLFQKAIAQSGTAISSWSVNYQPLKYTRLLAAKVGCDREDSAEAVECLRRKPSRELVDQDVQPARYHIAFGPVVDGDVVPDDPEILMQQGEFLNYDMLIGVNQGEGLKFVEDSAESEDGVSASAFDFTVSNFVDNLYGYPEGKDVLRETIKFMYTDWADRDNGEMRRKTLLALFTDHQWVAPAVATAKLHADYQSPVYFYTFYHHCQAEGRPEWADAAHGDELPYVFGVPMVGATDLFPCNFSKNDVMLSAVVMTYWTNFAKTGDPNQPVPQDTKFIHTKPNRFEEVVWSKFNSKEKQYLHIGLKPRVRDNYRANKVAFWLELVPHLHNLHTELFTTTTRLPPYATRWPPRPPPGAPGTRRPPPPATLPPEPEPEPGPRAYDRFPGDSRDYSTELSVTVAVGASLLFLNILAFAALYYKRDRRQELRCRRLSPPGGSGSGVPGGGGPLLPAAGRELPPEEELVSLQLKRGGGVGADPAEALRPACPPDYTLALRRAPDDVPLLAPGALTLLPSGLGPPPPPPPPSLHPFGPFPPPPPTATSHNNTLPHPHSTTRV; from the exons ATGCTACCCGTGTGGTTCACCGACAACCTGGAGGCGGCCGCCACCTACGTGCAGAACCAGAGCGAGGACTGCCTGTACCTCAACCTCTACGTGCCCACCGAGGACG GTCCGCTCACAAAAAAACGTGACGAGGCGACGCTCAATCCGCCAGACACAG ATATCCGGGACTCCGGGAAGAAGCCGGTGATGCTGTTTCTGCATGGCGGCTCCTACATGGAGGGCACCGGGAACATGTTCGATGGCTCTGTCCTGGCCGCCTACGGCAACGTCATTGTAGCCACACTCAACTACCGGCTTGGGGTGCTCG GTTTTCTCAGCACTggagaccaggctgcaaaaggcAACTATGGGCTCCTGGACCAGATCCAGGCCCTGCGCTGGCTCAGTGAGAACATTGCCCACTTTGGGGGCGACCCCGAGCGCATCACCATCTTCggatctggggcaggggcctcCTGTGTCAACCTTCTGATCCTCTCCCACCATTCGGAAG GGCTGTTCCAAAAGGCCATCGCCCAGAGTGGCACTGCCATTTCTAGCTGGTCTGTCAACTACCAGCCGCTCAAGTACACGCGGCTGCTGGCGGCCAAGGTGGGCTGTGATCGGGAGGACAGCGCCGAGGCCGTGGAGTGTCTGCGCCGGAAGCCTTCTCGGGAGCTGGTGGACCAGGACGTGCAGCCCGCCCG CTACCATATCGCCTTTGGGCCCGTGGTGGACGGTGACGTAGTCCCCGATGACCCTGAGATCCTCATGCAGCAGGGAGAATTCCTCAACTACGACATGCTCATCGGAGTCAACCAGGGAGAGGGCCTCAAGTTCGTGGAGGACTCGGCGGAGAGCGAGGACGGCGTGTCCGCCAGCGCCTTCGACTTCACCGTCTCCAACTTTGTGGACAACCTGTATGGCTACCCGGAGGGCAAGGATGTGCTGCGAGAGACCATCAAGTTTATGTACACGGACTGGGCCGACAGGGACAATGGCGAGATGCGGCGCAAGACCCTGCTGGCGCTCTTTACCGACCACCAGTGGGTGGCACCGGCTGTGGCCACCGCCAAGTTGCACGCTGACTACCAGTCCCCTGTCTACTTTTACACCTTCTACCACCACTGCCAGGCTGAGGGCCGGCCCGAGTGGGCAGATGCAGCGCACGGGGATGAGCTACCCTATGTCTTTGGTGTGCCCATGGTGGGCGCCACCGACCTCTTCCCCTGCAACTTCTCCAAGAATGATGTCATGCTCAGCGCCGTGGTCATGACCTACTGGACCAACTTCGCCAAGACTGG CGACCCCAACCAGCCGGTGCCACAGGACACCAAGTTCATCCACACCAAGCCCAACCGCTTCGAGGAGGTGGTGTGGAGCAAGTTCAACAGCAAGGAGAAGCAGTACCTGCACATTGGCTTGAAGCCGCGCGTGCGCGACAACTACCGCGCCAACAAGGTGGCCTTCTGGCTGGAGCTCGTGCCGCACCTGCACAACCTGCACACGGAGCTCTTCACCACCACCACGCGCCTCCCTCCCTACGCCACGCGCTGGCCGCCGCGCCCGCCCCCTGGTGCCCCCGGCACTCGCCGCCCGCCGCCTCCAGCCACCCTGCCgcccgagcccgagcccgagccggGCCCCCGGGCCTACGACCGCTTCCCCGGGGACTCCCGAGACTACTCCACGGAGCTCAGCGTCACCGTGGCCGTGGGcgcctccctcctcttcctcaacATCCTTGCCTTCGCCGCCCTCTACTACAAGCGGGACCGGCGGCAGGAGCTGCGGTGCAGGCGGCTCAGCCCCCCTGGCGGCTCGGGCTCCGGCGTGCCTGGCGGCGGGGGCCCCCTGCTCCCTGCGGCCGGCCGTGAGCTGCCACCCGAGGAGGAGCTGGTGTCGCTGCAGCTGAAGCGGGGCGGGGGCGTCGGGGCGGACCCTGCGGAGGCCCTGCGCCCCGCCTGCCCGCCCGACTACACCCTGGCCCTGCGCCGGGCGCCGGACGATGTGCCTCTCTTGGCCCCCGGGGCCCTGACCCTGCTGCCCAGCGGCCTGgggccaccccctcccccgccgcccccctccctccatccctttggGCCCTtccccccgcctccccccaccGCTACCAGCCACAACAACAcgctcccccatccccactccaccACTCGGGTATAG